The Burkholderia cepacia genome includes a region encoding these proteins:
- a CDS encoding porin: protein MKQTTRLAAIAGGAALAFASQYAAAQSSVTLWGVADASIRYLTNANAKNDGLLSMTNGAITNSRFGIYGTEDLGGGLKAVFNLESGVNLQNGAFADSGRLFNRAAYVGLQSPYGTVTLGRQKTPLFDLLSDTYDPLTVGNYLENAWLPVALGGGLYADNQIKYTGKFEGLTAKAMYSTGTNYESTGAGGFSGQIPGSLGKGNAWGVSLSYVMGPLSIAAGAQQNSDNSARKQTIYHANVVYAFSKAKIYAGYLRSKDDTGFVDSLLAQQSIPVAKGTGRIDDGPFAGVSWQVSAPLTLTGAFYYDHMRNAMTTNGTLASGNRYAIVGIAEYALSKRTEVYGTVDFNKTNGAANVELPGRSNQTGIAIGLRNIF from the coding sequence ATGAAGCAGACCACCCGACTCGCAGCCATCGCAGGGGGCGCCGCGCTCGCATTTGCCAGCCAGTACGCGGCCGCACAAAGCTCGGTCACGCTCTGGGGCGTCGCCGACGCCAGCATCCGCTATCTCACCAACGCCAACGCCAAGAACGACGGCCTGCTGTCGATGACCAACGGCGCGATCACGAACAGCCGCTTCGGCATCTACGGCACGGAAGATCTCGGCGGCGGCCTGAAGGCCGTGTTCAACCTCGAAAGCGGCGTGAACCTGCAGAACGGCGCATTCGCCGACAGCGGCCGCCTGTTCAACCGCGCGGCGTACGTCGGCCTGCAGAGCCCGTACGGCACGGTGACCCTCGGCCGCCAGAAGACCCCGCTGTTCGACCTGCTGTCGGACACCTACGATCCGCTGACGGTCGGCAACTACCTCGAAAACGCGTGGCTGCCGGTCGCACTCGGCGGCGGCTTGTATGCGGACAACCAGATCAAGTACACGGGCAAGTTCGAAGGCCTGACCGCGAAGGCGATGTACTCGACCGGCACCAACTACGAATCGACCGGCGCCGGCGGCTTCTCGGGCCAGATTCCGGGTTCGCTCGGCAAGGGCAATGCGTGGGGCGTGTCGCTGTCGTACGTGATGGGCCCGCTCAGCATCGCGGCCGGTGCGCAGCAGAACAGCGACAACTCGGCGCGCAAGCAGACGATCTACCACGCGAACGTCGTGTATGCGTTCAGCAAGGCGAAGATCTACGCGGGCTACCTGCGCTCGAAGGACGACACGGGTTTCGTCGACAGCCTGCTCGCCCAGCAGTCGATTCCGGTCGCGAAGGGCACCGGCCGGATCGACGACGGTCCGTTCGCAGGCGTGAGCTGGCAGGTGAGCGCACCGCTGACGCTGACGGGCGCGTTCTACTACGACCACATGCGCAATGCGATGACCACGAACGGCACGCTCGCGAGCGGCAACCGCTACGCGATCGTCGGCATTGCCGAGTACGCGCTCAGCAAGCGCACGGAAGTCTACGGCACCGTCGACTTCAACAAGACGAACGGCGCGGCGAACGTCGAGCTGCCGGGCCGCAGCAACCAGACCGGCATCGCGATCGGCCTGCGCAATATCTTCTGA